One window of the Shimwellia blattae DSM 4481 = NBRC 105725 genome contains the following:
- a CDS encoding TfoX/Sxy family DNA transformation protein, translated as MKKASLERIRASREYLSELGEIKHRALFGGYSLFVDNTVFAMVAEGELYLRACEQAATYVSRREPGMLSIHKRGRAVALQYYHVDDELWEDKHQLLTLSRESLRCAQDEKQSRKAAQRLKDLPNLSLRIEMLLQDVGVDDVNTLIHLGARACWIKLRKVHPFIGINILYALEGAIRGVHLAALPAARRRELQEWWLALQRDRSGNLSID; from the coding sequence ATGAAAAAAGCATCGCTTGAGCGGATCCGGGCATCCCGAGAATACTTGTCAGAACTTGGGGAAATTAAGCACCGGGCGCTGTTTGGCGGGTACAGTCTGTTTGTGGACAACACCGTGTTCGCCATGGTGGCAGAAGGGGAGCTGTATCTGCGCGCCTGCGAGCAGGCCGCAACCTACGTGAGCCGCCGGGAACCCGGGATGCTTTCGATCCATAAACGGGGCCGGGCGGTGGCCTTACAATACTACCACGTTGATGATGAGCTCTGGGAAGACAAGCACCAGCTGTTAACCCTTTCCCGCGAGTCACTGCGCTGTGCGCAGGATGAAAAGCAAAGCCGCAAGGCAGCGCAGCGCCTGAAAGATCTGCCTAACTTATCGCTGAGAATTGAAATGCTGTTGCAGGACGTGGGGGTCGATGACGTTAACACCCTGATCCATCTGGGGGCCCGGGCATGCTGGATAAAATTGCGCAAAGTGCATCCGTTTATCGGCATTAATATTCTGTATGCCCTGGAGGGCGCCATTCGCGGGGTGCACCTGGCGGCGCTCCCGGCGGCGCGTCGCCGGGAGCTACAGGAGTGGTGGCTGGCCTTACAGCGCGACCGTTCAGGCAATCTGTCTATAGATTAG